The Hypanus sabinus isolate sHypSab1 chromosome 3, sHypSab1.hap1, whole genome shotgun sequence genome contains a region encoding:
- the LOC132391974 gene encoding sepiapterin reductase-like: protein MADFPRLPGRCLCIVTGASRGLGRALALALSRSLQPDSRLVLVARSGDALRELESEAAGAGLRLSRVEADLSEEPGLQRVLRAASEAREADGAPDRLLLVNNAGSLGDISKFVVDFTKPAEVSSYMDLNFTSATCLTALLLKAFPRRENFHRTVINISSLCAIQPFKSWSLYCAGKAAREMVFSVLAAEEPDVRVLNYAPGPLDTGMQEQARRETRDPELRQTFETLHRQGQLVDCQKSARKLLDILARNEFKSGAHIDYFDE from the exons ATGGCTGACTTTCCGCGGCTGCCGGGCCGGTGCTTGTGCATCGTCACCGGGGCGTCCCGGGGTCTGGGCCGGGCGCTGGCTCTGGCGCTGTCCCGCAGCCTGCAGCCCGACTCCCGCCTGGTGTTGGTGGCCAGGTCCGGGGACGCGCTGCGGGAGCTGGAGAGCGAGGCGGCGGGGGCCGGGCTGCGGCTGAGCCGTGTGGAGGCGGACCTGAGCGAGGAGCCGGGGCTCCAGAGAGTCCTGAGAGCGGCGAGCGAGGCCCGGGAGGCGGATGGAGCTCCGGACCGGCTGCTGCTGGTCAACAACGCGG GCTCTCTGGGCGACATCTCGAAGTTTGTTGTGGATTTTACCAAGCCTGCTGAGGTCTCCAGTTACATGGACCTCAACTTCACCTCTGCCACATGCCTCACCGCCTTACTGCTCAAGGCCTTCCCCAGACGGGAGAACTTCCACCGCACAGTGATTAACATCAGCTCACTCTGCGCCATCCAGCCCTTCAAATCGTGGTCGCTGTACTGCGCAGGGAAGGCAGCTCGGGAGATGGTGTTCAGTGTCCTTGCAGCCGAGGAGCCCGACGTGAGGGTGCTTAATTATGCCCCAG GGCCCCTGGACACTGGTATGCAGGAGCAAGCTCGGAGAGAGACCAGGGACCCGGAGTTACGCCAGACCTTCGAGACCCTGCACCGGCAGGGGCAGTTGGTCGATTGTCAGAAATCTGCCCGGAAGCTGCTGGACATCCTGGCGAGGAATGAGTTTAAGTCCGGAGCTCACATCGACTACTTCGATGAGTGA